The genomic interval TAGTGcccagattttattttattttttttcatgggTGGGGTGAAGTGGTACCGAGTCTGTGTACAAACCACATATGACACATGCGCACCGGTGGATGTGCACATACGTTCACCCCAccaacaaacatgcacacgccCACGGGGTCTGGACCACGCTGACATTTACTGGCTGCACAATAGCTCCTGTCCAAAATAATCTGTGTTTATGTTAGGAAGTCCCTATCTTTCAAGGCCTGCTGCTTGTTCGAGGGTGGGGGCGCGAAATCACAGGAAACACCTTCTGTTGCCCAGCAAAGCCCCAAAAGCCCATACAGTACAATGAGATATTAAAAGCCTGTCACTTCCCTGGAATAATTGAAAGTCGGTGTCTGCTTTACCGAACTGATGGAAGAATGCACAAACAGAAGGAACTTGGGAGGAACTCTCGCAGGAAATAGACGGAGGGCAGCTCACCATTTTCTTCTCCGCCTGATGACTTCACGCCGAGGAGCATGACGCCATCTTTGGTGCTTTCGGGCCGGCTCTGGAAAGATGCGCTgtgagcgagggagagaggagaaagggatgAATGCTTTAGTTGCTCACACACCATTTAAATACAGTCCATAAGGACAAAGTTCGAACTTACTTCTCAGTTCCAGTGTCGATGGTTTCTGTTGAATAGAAGGCAGAGAAGATATTAACAATTTGATCTCATTCAGTGTCAAAATATGCATCTTTTCCTTTAAGTGATGCATGAATACATCCAGTGCAAGCATTCCTATATAAAAGTCAAACAAAAAGCCAGCTGAGAGTTGACAGCACTAAGCTGCACTGTGTATTTCTACATGCCTGTGTGATCGTGGATCTTCTTGCATTTGAATTTGAGGACAATGGTAGCAGCAGCTACAACCAGGACGACAGGCAGCAGAATCCACCACAGCCTTTTGTCTGAGGGTAAAATGAAAGGAAGCCGTCATCCACACAAATTTCACTTAACTTGACAGTTTAATGCGGAACCAAATGGCAGATCAGTGACGGAGCAGTTTGAGCTCCTCAAAGTTAACTTTGAATTACCATTTCAATGGAGTGCTTTGTAAGGCTAATctgtctttaaaatgtatttttaccgattatgatgaaacatttttagCGACACTAGCAGCATAGCTCAATTGGGTCACCACTTTGGAAATGAATGGAGGTGAATTTCTGCCTTCAGTGGGTCACTCAGGGGTATTTCTGGCATGGTTTGTGAGGTGTGACACTGAAGTAAGGTTCAGGACAGTACCTGATTTGGCGGCTGCTTTGTCATTACTGCCAGTCTGCGAACCTttcaaaacaacagtttttgatTAGCGTTGTGCACCTACTGAACAGTTTGGTTGAAATGTCGCATTCATAGCTTCATATGCAGTGTGGAAATACAGCATAACTTACCAGCACCGTTCTTATTGGCCTTCTCATTCGGACGTGTTGTCATCCCTGGAAGTGCTATTATCATATTTAAATGAGTGAATTGCTTATTCAAAGAAACAATTCAATCGACATTTTAATGATGGCAGAATTAAGAAGGAGCCTGCAAAGATTATACATTTTAGAGAGAGAATGTTTGGGATCATACAAGACAAAACATGTACAAATGCATTGTGTGTTCTGTACCTGGGGGAGGAGTAGGCGTGCCTGTGGAAAATAAAGATCAGGATGTTTATTTGAGTCAGATGAAAAATACTGTTTCTTACATGCCACCTCCCAGAAGCAACTTTTTTAATCACTTGGCATGATTTTGAGACAGTGGTGTTATTTCATTTGGTACATACCTTTGCCAGTGTTTGAATTTGCAGTGGTGCCACCCGGTCCTAACAAAATTCagacttttaatttgaaacacgGCTTTAAACACAGTGTCATCTGATTTCATTAATCTCTTCTTACCTGTAGGATCTGTCTTAGAGTGATTTGCTACATTATTGGGGGGAAAAGATCTTGGGGGCGTGTGATTTATTGGATGCGAAGCTAatagacaaaaggaaaaaaaagaatgttagtattaaaaaaaatcttggaCCCAGTTTTGACACCTTCACTCTGCAACCATCACATCAtcaaatgcatgtgtgcaaacCCAGTTGTGTATGTGGAATGTGAAATAAATTCAAAAGAAAGTCTAACTTTCATGGGGTGTTTTGACAGCAGGCGTAGTTTTGACAGCAGGCGTAGTGACCACATTTCTGTAGATTGTCTGGTCAGTTGTTGGGTGTGGAAGCTGAGGCTttcctagaaaaaaaaaaagaaagaaacgaTAATGAAAGAGCCTTTTTTCAGGAATATGGCCTAATAGCTCTGTGCTGCTTGCAGACAAAATAAGGCCTCGAGTAAGCAGCACTGTCAGTATCTCTCTATTTCCACATCGATCTTCAGTCCACTCCACTAACCGCCCTCTGAAgttttgctgctgtcattatGAGGAGCAGTTGGAGCTTCATGGGCTGTTGTTGGCGCTGCCTTCATGGTCGTTACTCCAGCTGGTGCTGTTGCTGCATGCGGGCTCGTCGCTGAGGCTGCTGGTGCCGCAGGTGTGGTTGCTGTTTGGATTGCTGCTGGCATAGTGTTTGTGGGTGCTGATTGGACTGTTGTTTTTACTGCATTTGGGTCTTCTGGTGGTTCTGCTGGTGCTACTGATATACAAAACAAAGATATACTGACTTATAAATAGCGACAAAGGGCGATAGGAAAAATATACCTGGAACCCGTAACTATTACTGTAATAGTATCAGAGGAGTCTGGGCTCAACAAGGAAAGATGAAGGAAATACACTTCAGTTACACTTGGACCCAGTAAAGCTCCCACAGAGCTGATTGTCTCCTGCATAAGAAATTGTCTTCATTAACTTTGgcacttaaaggaatagttcaacattttgggaaatgtgcttagAGTCTTCGTTAGTCTGACAGAGAGTTAGCAGAGATGATTAGGCTTACTAGAGTAGTCTCAAGTCATTTTGCATGTTGTGCTTCCTGCATGTCACTTAACGCTGTCTGCATGAAGCTTTTTGCGCGGTCAGGTGCGATTGTACGGTGGCCCCGAGAGTCAAATTCCAAAAAcaatttcagaaaacacaacaacgtTTCTGAAAGTACCGCATTTCATGAAACACAATGACATTTCgcagatgacaaaaaaaaaaaaaaaaaaatcacaaaagacaaagaaaaacatctcaGAGAACACTGTGCGGAAAGGGTGGGGCAACACTTCTTGTTTGTGATTGGACAGAACCCAAGAGAGTTTAttcatgctgctgtgattggttgtgtCACAGTCTAACAGCTGAGGACAGTCTGGGCCTGCGTTagcatgtgttagcatgtgttaGCACGCCATCTCATCTAGCCCTGTTAAGATGGCCCTCCTGATGTCACGTTTTGTGCATCAGCTGCTATGAACGTTTTAAATATTCCCTTTTGATTTCAGCCTCTGCTTCCATCAAACTCAGTTTAAAATCCGTGCAAGGACACTGCTGAGAGTCATCCATAACgtaaacaggaaatgaaactcAACTGTCGCCAGCGACTTTTGTCCAGTCATTTACAAGAAGTGCTCCCCTACCTTTTCCGTAATCTGAAATGTTGTATTCTCAAATCCAGTTGTGTCTTCAGAAATGTATTTCCTGAAACGTTTTTTTGGACCACGTGTTTATTGTTGTTACCAGGATGACGAAGGTCATCTGACTGTTGCCATTTTTGTTTTGGATGGTGTTATTGGTGGTTGTAGTTACCTCTGTCCTGTGAATCATCTGATGAAACTgtaaaagagaaacacaagcgTTTGAAATCAGtaacacattcatgcacagaGTGTCTTAAAAAGATTTAGGAGCCTTTTCATGAATCTTTATTGATTGCTGAAGTTTCAGTTTGCTGCTGTAGACTCATTTCAGTCACATGTAAGCGGCACTGAAGCTCCAGCGTCGTGCTCACAGTCACTGCCATCACTAAACCTCCTTGCCGGCTCTTGCGCTTTACATCCTCACTCTCTGAGATCAGTGCATAACATATAAAACTACACAAAAGTGCTATCCAGGAATTCAGAATGCATCTTTCATGAAAACACCGGAATCACTTTGTCTATGACAAACATTTCCTCAGACAGACTCTATTTTAGGTTCACGGTTGCACATTTGCATCATTCCTGTTTGGCACGGCTTTAAAGCCCAGAGTCTGGGAAAGAGGCGTGGCCCTGCCCCAAGTGTCAGACGGGGGATGAGGAGTGGAGATGGTGCTGGAGGTTGTCTTGTGTTGAAGTGGATATCCTCTGGTCGAAGTGCTGCAGCACCATGAAGCTGCATCCTGTCCCAGACACACTATTGTTGTCTCCTGACCTGCTCGGCCGAGCTTCCTGTCTTCACCGCTGTCAGCTATGATGCCATTCGACATgtttcacagcacagcagtcGCTGACGGAATGAGCCGCACGTTTCAGCGAGGACCACATGCAGCTCTGTCTGGCTTCATGAGTCTCATCAGGAAGACGGGCAGCTGGTTTGGACAGAGCTGATTTAAAGACTTTTGGGGTCTCAAGTATTTTAAATAATTTGAAACAAATCCAAGACAGGACTTAATTATTTTAGAGTTATTTGAGACAATTCCACTTCATGTCCCAGGTCCTTTAAGTCATGCAAAACAAGGCCAAGTCGGGTTTGATGTATTTCAGAGGAAGTCCTAAGTCCTGTAATTCATTCAAGACGAGTCCAGGTCAATCCTCAGGTATTTTGAAGCAAGTCTTAAGTCAAGTCTCAGTTCCTTTAAGCCATTCGAGACACATCAAGTTCAAGTCTCAAGTGTTTTGGAGCATCTTTCATGTCAAGGAATTAACTGGGGAGAAGTCTTCAAACCAAGACTTAAGGACCCCGAACCACATGTCAAGTCTCGAATCCTGTAAGTCATTTGAGTCAAGGTCTCCAGTATTTTGATGCAAGTGTCAAAGTCCTCTGAGTGAAGCCTCACGCCACGTCTATAGTCCTTTGAGACGAGTTCAAGCCAAGTGAAGCAGTGCAATATCAGTACCCCTGATGTGGAATAATGTGTAGCACCATCGCCTTGTGTGCTTTTTTCTTCCTGGTGCTTCTACACAATTGCAAGTCAAATCTTTTAAATTCACCATTAAAATGATACACCTGCAGCGTGTTTACACAGCTTTGTCTAATTCTTTTCCCCTCATAACTCTAAAATAAACTATTCAATAAGTGAGGCTCTGCAAGGCCTGCACAGTCTTTGTCTTACACGTGTCTTCAATGCTTGAGTCTCAAGTCAGTCAAGTCTCTGACAAGTTCCCAGTCATTAATTTGGCGACTGAAGCTTCATCCAGTCTGAAGTGAAATCTTTCTTGCTGTGGAAAAAACAGCTCATAAAAGTTGAGTAAAAATGCCTCCGGCCGTAGCCAGGGCGAGGGTGTTTCCTCCAGATGTTTACTGCTAAACGCTGGAAGTAGATTTGGTGCCAGCTGGGACGTTTCGGTCTCAGGACAATGATCTGTTGTCTctgtgagagagggagcagtTTGGTTCCCACTGGCTATCTGCTGTTAGATCACCTATCTGCCCAGTGCAGAACAGTTAAAAGTTCTTTTGGCTCTGCgcaaggaaaacaaacaaatcaagtgccaccctctttttcctttcaaccAGCAGACACTCGTTTGTCACTGTGGAGCTCAGGATTTTTCATTCCTGAGCTTCTGATTTGTGCTTAATATCTATctcagatctttttttttttaaattacttttaaagaaaagaatgaaagaaatgcaaTGAAAGTAGAGGACAAGTGAAGGCCTGCACATATTCATACTTACACAGTGACGCACgcatacatagacacacacactcacacacacactgagcttaTCTCAGACTGAATTAACGGAAATACACTCTTTGACTGGATGTCTCTGAGGTTACGTTCAAAGTGTGAGTGTCTTTTGAACAACACTGTGATCTTTATCTTTGCACGTaccaaaacaaaactaaattacatgaggaaaaacatgaccTGATCAATCAGAACATCATACAAAAGATGCATTTTCTCAcaataatactttttttttgcctt from Chaetodon auriga isolate fChaAug3 chromosome 24, fChaAug3.hap1, whole genome shotgun sequence carries:
- the LOC143317313 gene encoding uncharacterized protein LOC143317313 isoform X1, whose product is MKTVRVLVLLLLASVHVFTPVSSDDSQDRVAPAEPPEDPNAVKTTVQSAPTNTMPAAIQTATTPAAPAASATSPHAATAPAGVTTMKAAPTTAHEAPTAPHNDSSKTSEGGKPQLPHPTTDQTIYRNVVTTPAVKTTPAVKTPHETSHPINHTPPRSFPPNNVANHSKTDPTGPGGTTANSNTGKGTPTPPPALPGMTTRPNEKANKNGAGSQTGSNDKAAAKSDKRLWWILLPVVLVVAAATIVLKFKCKKIHDHTETIDTGTENASFQSRPESTKDGVMLLGVKSSGGEENAAAR
- the LOC143317313 gene encoding uncharacterized protein LOC143317313 isoform X2, with translation MKTVRVLVLLLLASVHVFTPVSSDDSQDRAPAEPPEDPNAVKTTVQSAPTNTMPAAIQTATTPAAPAASATSPHAATAPAGVTTMKAAPTTAHEAPTAPHNDSSKTSEGGKPQLPHPTTDQTIYRNVVTTPAVKTTPAVKTPHETSHPINHTPPRSFPPNNVANHSKTDPTGPGGTTANSNTGKGTPTPPPALPGMTTRPNEKANKNGAGSQTGSNDKAAAKSDKRLWWILLPVVLVVAAATIVLKFKCKKIHDHTETIDTGTENASFQSRPESTKDGVMLLGVKSSGGEENAAAR
- the LOC143317313 gene encoding uncharacterized protein LOC143317313 isoform X3, whose amino-acid sequence is MKTVRVLVLLLLASVHVFTPVSSDDSQDRVAPAEPPEDPNAVKTTVQSAPTNTMPAAIQTATTPAAPAASATSPHAATAPAGVTTMKAAPTTAHEAPTAPHNDSSKTSEGGKPQLPHPTTDQTIYRNVVTTPAVKTTPAVKTPHETSHPINHTPPRSFPPNNVANHSKTDPTGPGGTTANSNTGKGTPTPPPALPGMTTRPNEKANKNGAGSQTGSNDKAAAKSDKRLWWILLPVVLVVAAATIVLKFKCKKIHDHTGM